Proteins encoded in a region of the Pocillopora verrucosa isolate sample1 chromosome 11, ASM3666991v2, whole genome shotgun sequence genome:
- the LOC131794413 gene encoding pituitary tumor-transforming gene 1 protein-interacting protein-like: MKVDQCVFVLLWAIAFVVCFTFPYSAAAGEDCTNFNKSCSDCTGHSQCYWCSSTEACIKYPGWTKIVPRNCPSKKWFYGQCRISGYVLIILVPSLVGAFLLFLGCCIYCCCCRQCNKCKKNRMDKEDAKLKRKREEMTALHAQKRSEREIKRDEIRKKYGLRPGSSGYQRIEDNP, translated from the coding sequence ATGAAGGTAGACCAGTGTGTGTTCGTTTTATTGTGGGCGATTGcgtttgttgtttgtttcacCTTCCCATATTCCGCAGCCGCGGGAGAAGATTGCACGAATTTCAACAAGTCTTGCAGCGATTGCACTGGGCATTCGCAATGTTACTGGTGTTCTTCAACAGAGGCTTGTATAAAGTATCCTGGATGGACGAAGATTGTTCCTCGAAATTGCCCGAGCAagaaatggttttatggccagtGTCGAATATCAGGCTATGTCCTCATCATTTTAGTCCCTTCCTTGGTCGGTGCCTTCTTGTTATTTCTCGGATGTTGTATctactgttgttgttgtcgcCAGTGCAACAAATGCAAGAAAAACCGAATGGATAAGGAAGACGCAAAATTGAAGCGTAAACGAGAAGAAATGACGGCCCTTCATGCTCAGAAACGAAGCGAAAGGGAAATCAAGAGAGATGAAATCAGAAAGAAGTACGGCCTTCGGCCTGGATCGTCCGGTTATCAGCGAATTGAGGACAACCCTTGA